From Rhizobium favelukesii, the proteins below share one genomic window:
- the queD gene encoding 6-carboxytetrahydropterin synthase QueD, translating into MFRITKEFHFSASHQLTHLPADHQCARLHGHNYIVVVELAAAELDENGFVRDYHELSPLKRYIDERFDHRHLNEVFGHDRVTSEYLAKHFYDWCKEWLPETSAVRVSETPKTWAEYRP; encoded by the coding sequence ATGTTTCGCATCACCAAGGAGTTCCACTTCTCCGCATCGCATCAGCTGACCCATTTGCCCGCCGATCACCAGTGCGCGCGGCTGCACGGACACAACTACATCGTGGTCGTGGAGCTTGCGGCTGCCGAGCTCGACGAGAACGGCTTCGTGCGCGACTATCACGAGCTTTCGCCGCTGAAGCGCTACATCGACGAGCGCTTCGACCATCGGCACCTGAATGAGGTGTTCGGCCATGACCGCGTGACGTCGGAATATCTCGCCAAGCACTTCTACGACTGGTGCAAAGAGTGGCTACCGGAAACCTCGGCCGTGCGCGTCAGTGAAACGCCGAAGACCTGGGCGGAATACCGGCCATGA
- the queC gene encoding 7-cyano-7-deazaguanine synthase QueC: MKTIVICSGGLDSISLAHRVAAEHQLIGLLSFDYGQRHRKELDFATACAKRLGVPHQIIDIRTIGRHLTGSALTDDVDVPDGHYAEETMKATVVPNRNAIMLAIAFGLAAAQKADAVAVAVHGGDHFIYPDCRPGFIDAFQEMQNQALDGYASVSLHAPYVNISKADIVADGAKYGTPFAETWSCYKGGTRHCGRCGTCVERREAFHLAGVADPTEYEDPDFWVAATSGYSAREVK; encoded by the coding sequence ATGAAGACTATCGTCATCTGCTCCGGCGGATTGGACTCCATTTCGCTCGCCCATCGAGTGGCGGCGGAGCATCAGCTTATCGGCCTGCTTTCCTTCGATTACGGACAGCGACACCGCAAGGAACTGGACTTTGCCACAGCCTGCGCCAAGCGGCTCGGCGTGCCACACCAGATCATCGATATCCGCACCATCGGGCGGCACCTGACGGGATCGGCGCTGACCGACGACGTCGACGTGCCAGATGGCCACTATGCCGAAGAGACGATGAAGGCGACCGTGGTGCCGAACCGGAACGCAATCATGCTGGCAATCGCCTTTGGTCTTGCCGCGGCTCAAAAGGCAGATGCCGTGGCCGTTGCCGTGCATGGCGGGGATCATTTCATCTATCCCGATTGCCGTCCGGGCTTCATCGACGCCTTCCAGGAAATGCAGAACCAGGCGCTTGACGGCTACGCCAGCGTCTCGCTGCATGCACCTTACGTCAACATCTCGAAGGCCGATATCGTTGCCGATGGCGCGAAATACGGAACGCCCTTTGCCGAGACGTGGTCCTGCTACAAGGGCGGTACACGCCATTGCGGGCGTTGCGGTACCTGCGTGGAGCGGCGTGAGGCCTTTCATCTTGCTGGCGTTGCCGATCCCACGGAATACGAGGATCCGGATTTCTGGGTGGCGGCAACATCAGGCTATTCGGCCAGGGAGGTGAAGTGA